Proteins encoded together in one Shewanella oneidensis MR-1 window:
- the tal gene encoding transaldolase has product MANTLEQLKSYTTIVADTGDIEAIKRYQPEDATTNPSLILKAAQIPEYSALIDNAIAWAKLQSTDIEQQIDDASDKLAVNIGVEILKLVPGRISTEVDARLSFDKEKSIAKAHKLVRLYQEAGVDKSRILIKLASTWEGICAAKELEQEGINCNLTLLFSFSQARACAEAGVYLISPFVGRILDWYKKDTGKDYDAVNDPGVVSVTEIYNYYKQHGYNTVVMGASFRNIGEIIELAGCDRLTIGPSLLEELANSQLAIQPKLVPTSTTVAVAEPLTEAQFRWEFNQDAMAVDKLAEGIRNFAIDQGKLEVMLKAKLAN; this is encoded by the coding sequence ATGGCAAATACATTAGAGCAACTCAAGTCATACACTACTATTGTGGCCGATACTGGCGATATTGAAGCAATCAAGCGCTATCAACCAGAAGACGCAACCACTAACCCATCACTCATTTTAAAAGCTGCACAAATCCCTGAGTATAGCGCGCTAATCGACAATGCCATCGCATGGGCTAAATTACAAAGTACTGATATTGAGCAACAGATTGATGATGCCAGCGATAAACTAGCTGTCAACATTGGAGTCGAAATTCTAAAACTCGTTCCAGGTCGAATCTCAACTGAAGTTGATGCACGCTTATCCTTCGATAAAGAAAAATCTATCGCTAAAGCGCACAAGCTAGTCCGTCTGTATCAAGAAGCTGGTGTAGATAAATCTCGTATTCTGATCAAACTTGCATCAACTTGGGAAGGCATTTGTGCCGCCAAAGAATTGGAGCAAGAAGGTATCAACTGTAACTTAACGCTGCTATTCAGCTTTTCGCAGGCACGGGCTTGTGCTGAAGCAGGCGTGTACTTAATCTCTCCATTTGTAGGTCGCATTCTCGATTGGTATAAAAAAGATACAGGTAAAGATTATGACGCAGTGAACGATCCTGGTGTCGTTTCAGTCACTGAAATTTACAACTACTACAAACAGCATGGCTATAACACTGTGGTAATGGGTGCAAGTTTCCGTAATATTGGTGAAATCATTGAGTTAGCAGGCTGTGACCGCCTAACAATTGGTCCTTCATTACTTGAAGAATTAGCTAATTCTCAGCTGGCTATTCAGCCAAAACTTGTCCCAACTAGCACAACAGTTGCCGTAGCGGAACCATTAACAGAAGCGCAATTCCGTTGGGAATTCAACCAAGATGCGATGGCTGTCGATAAGTTAGCTGAAGGTATCCGTAACTTTGCTATCGACCAAGGCAAACTCGAAGTCATGCTCAAGGCAAAACTGGCAAACTAA
- the pgi gene encoding glucose-6-phosphate isomerase: MTILTQSTTWQALSAHSQDIPHMRELFAADPARFTKMSLSSCGLFLDYSKNRATPETLNLLFALAQEAKLDAKIKAMFAGDIINTTEKRAVLHTALRNTAEQCIIAEGQDIVPEVQQTLNKMQQFVTSVTSGQWKGYTGKAITDIVSIGIGGSFLGPKIVSQALRPYWITGLNCHFVANVDGTSISEKLKLLDPETTLFIMSSKSFGTQETLTNTLTAKAWFLAKGGSQSDVAKHFAAVTSNVVKATGFGIDANNIFPMWDWVGGRYSLWSAIGLPIALLIGMDNFRALLKGAHQMDTHFANAPLTENMPVIMGLLSLWYGNFFNAQSHVVLTYDHYLRGLPAYFQQLDMESNGKSVTLNGTHVDYSTGPVIWGGEGTNGQHAYHQLLHQGTALIPADFIMPLQSHNPIGEHHDQLASNCFGQTQALMQGRTLDEALAELSKSALSNEEKLLIAKHKVMSGNKPSNTLLMDKLTPETLGALIALYEHRTFVQGAIWDINSFDQWGVELGKTLGNDVLTRIGADQEATVLDASSNGLINLYRRGKI, from the coding sequence ATGACCATCTTGACCCAAAGCACAACCTGGCAGGCTTTATCGGCCCATAGCCAAGATATTCCGCATATGCGTGAGTTATTTGCAGCGGATCCTGCACGCTTTACCAAAATGTCGCTTTCAAGCTGCGGCCTATTTTTAGATTATTCCAAAAATAGAGCAACACCAGAAACACTGAACTTGTTGTTTGCACTGGCACAAGAGGCAAAGCTTGACGCTAAGATTAAAGCGATGTTTGCCGGTGATATAATCAACACCACCGAAAAGCGTGCTGTATTACACACAGCACTGCGTAACACAGCAGAGCAATGCATCATTGCAGAAGGTCAAGATATTGTTCCTGAAGTACAGCAAACGCTGAACAAGATGCAACAGTTTGTTACTTCAGTCACTTCAGGACAATGGAAAGGTTATACAGGTAAAGCAATTACCGATATCGTGAGTATCGGCATCGGGGGGTCATTCCTCGGACCTAAAATTGTTTCTCAAGCATTACGCCCCTATTGGATTACTGGTCTGAATTGCCATTTTGTGGCAAACGTTGATGGCACTTCTATCAGCGAAAAACTCAAGTTGCTCGATCCAGAAACGACACTGTTTATCATGTCATCAAAGTCTTTTGGTACGCAAGAAACGCTAACCAATACTTTAACCGCTAAAGCTTGGTTTTTAGCGAAAGGTGGTTCACAGTCGGATGTTGCTAAGCACTTTGCCGCAGTCACCTCTAATGTTGTTAAAGCAACAGGTTTTGGTATTGATGCCAATAATATCTTCCCGATGTGGGATTGGGTTGGAGGGCGCTATTCTCTGTGGTCTGCCATTGGTTTACCTATTGCCTTACTCATCGGCATGGATAACTTCAGAGCACTACTAAAGGGTGCTCACCAAATGGATACCCATTTTGCTAATGCACCTTTGACCGAAAACATGCCTGTTATCATGGGATTACTCTCCCTGTGGTACGGTAACTTCTTTAATGCTCAAAGCCATGTGGTATTGACTTATGATCATTACCTACGTGGACTCCCAGCCTACTTCCAACAACTTGATATGGAAAGTAACGGTAAGTCGGTCACACTTAATGGCACCCATGTTGATTACAGCACAGGTCCTGTGATTTGGGGCGGTGAAGGTACAAACGGTCAACACGCTTACCACCAATTGCTACATCAAGGTACCGCCTTGATCCCAGCCGATTTTATTATGCCGCTGCAAAGCCATAATCCGATCGGAGAACACCATGATCAGTTAGCATCTAACTGTTTTGGACAAACTCAAGCGCTCATGCAAGGACGAACCTTGGATGAAGCGCTAGCAGAATTGAGTAAGAGTGCCTTAAGCAATGAGGAAAAGTTACTTATTGCTAAGCACAAAGTTATGTCGGGCAATAAACCCAGTAACACCTTACTGATGGATAAGCTCACACCTGAGACCTTAGGTGCGTTGATTGCCCTCTATGAGCACAGAACCTTTGTTCAAGGTGCTATTTGGGATATTAATTCCTTCGACCAATGGGGCGTAGAACTGGGTAAAACTCTAGGCAATGATGTACTCACCCGTATTGGCGCGGATCAAGAGGCAACGGTCTTAGATGCATCGAGTAATGGGTTAATTAACCTTTATCGACGGGGTAAAATCTGA
- a CDS encoding DUF3545 family protein — protein MDRLDYGCALDEVVERPDRSRGSNKKRKWREIEALKDKHRLLKELQEIDNNFDYDIDTIQL, from the coding sequence ATGGATCGTTTAGATTATGGTTGTGCGCTAGATGAAGTTGTAGAAAGACCCGACCGCTCACGAGGTTCTAATAAAAAACGTAAGTGGCGCGAAATCGAGGCGTTAAAGGACAAACATCGTTTACTCAAGGAATTACAAGAAATTGATAACAACTTTGATTACGATATAGATACCATCCAGTTATAA
- a CDS encoding hemerythrin domain-containing protein, with amino-acid sequence MLRRLMHDHKHIAVLLNVLKNKQIKLVEGEPINFIVVRDIVEYMQGYAERSHHPVEDIIYAYYLAHKANDEIDKLSAEHQVVTAASSALMNTLNLILSDIVVARDKLIADFAEYVELQEKHMQMEERDIFPLLAKTLTEHDWKVIEQQCQASLIDDPLFLDREQQAFDDLRSYLKDSE; translated from the coding sequence ATGCTTAGAAGACTCATGCATGATCATAAACATATAGCAGTGCTATTGAATGTCTTGAAAAACAAACAGATAAAATTAGTCGAAGGCGAACCCATTAATTTTATCGTAGTGAGAGACATTGTTGAGTATATGCAAGGATATGCTGAGCGTAGCCATCATCCTGTTGAAGACATTATTTATGCTTATTATTTGGCGCATAAAGCAAATGATGAAATTGATAAGCTCAGTGCCGAGCATCAAGTTGTGACGGCAGCGTCGTCAGCATTAATGAATACCCTGAACCTGATATTAAGTGACATTGTGGTTGCAAGGGATAAACTGATTGCCGATTTTGCCGAATATGTTGAATTACAAGAAAAACATATGCAAATGGAGGAGCGGGACATTTTCCCTTTGCTTGCTAAGACGTTAACCGAGCACGACTGGAAGGTGATAGAACAACAATGCCAAGCGTCTTTAATTGATGATCCGCTATTTCTTGACCGCGAGCAGCAAGCCTTCGATGACTTACGTTCTTATTTAAAAGATTCGGAATAG